The Camelina sativa cultivar DH55 chromosome 14, Cs, whole genome shotgun sequence genome includes a window with the following:
- the LOC104740161 gene encoding cyclin-SDS-like, with protein MKEIASKRKAEPTPFPGKKLLSTRLRRKRAQISPVVVQSPLWSKQIGVSAASVDSCSDFLFVADDNVSCGSSRVEKTRIEEIEVSKPVRDAVKETVGDSKFRRITRSYAKLHKEKEADEIEVSESSCVDSSSGAGLRRLKVKGNVGVEINENDEISYSRSDVTFAEHVSNSRNLSFGSENKESDVVSFISGVEYCSKLGSVTGGADDNEEIEISKPISFVEADSSLVSAKESKPELEIVGCVSDLACSEKFSDEEVSDSLDEDESSEQRSEIYSQYSDFDCSDYTPSLYFDSGSEFSEKSSSDSPISHSRSLYLEFKEQFCRSTIPNELGSSCQEEFLSEVLRFDDEEVEESYQRLRERERSLAYMRDCAKAYCSRMNHTDIITRLRCIMVQWIVEQCSKMELQQETLFLGVGLLNRFLSKGLFKSERTLILVGIASLTLATRIEENQPYNSIRKGNFRIQNLKYSRHEVVAMEWLVQEVLNFKCFTPTIFNFLWFYLKAARANPEVERKAKSLAITSLSDHTQLCFWPSTVAAALVVLACIEHNKISAYQRVIKVHVRTTDNELPECVKSLDWLLGR; from the exons atgaaggagaTCGCGTCGAAGCGCAAGGCTGAGCCAACGCCGTTCCCCGGGAAGAAGCTCCTATCGACGCGTTTACGCCGGAAGAGAGCTCAGATCTCTCCCGTTGTTGTTCAGTCACCTCTCTGGAGCAAACAAATCGGAGTCTCTGCTGCTTCTGTCGATTCCTGCTCCGATTTTCTTTTCGTAGCCGATGACAACGTTTCCTGTGGTTCGAGCAGAGTCGAGAAGACTCGAATTGAAGagatagaagtttctaaacctGTTAGAGATGCGGTGAAGGAGACGGTTGGTGATTCGAAGTTCCGGAGGATTACGAGGTCATACGCTAAGCTACACAAGGAGAAGGAAGCAGATGAGATCGAAGTAAGCGAATCGTCTTGTGTTGATTCGAGTTCCGGTGCTGGATTGAGGAGATTGAAGGTGAAAGGAAACGTCGGAGTAGAAATCAACGAGAACGACGAAATCTCTTACTCACGATCCGACGTTACCTTCGCCGAGCATGTCTCCAACAGCCGGAATTTGAGTTTCGGATCGGAGAATAAGGAGAGCGACGTCGTTTCATTCATATCGGGAGTGGAGTACTGTTCCAAGCTTGGGAGTGTTACCGGAGGAGCTGATGATAACGAAGAAATTGAAATCTCCAAACCGATCAGCTTCGTGGAAGCTGATTCCTCTCTTGTATCGGCTAAGGAATCGAAGCCGGAGCTTGAGATAGTCGGATGCGTCTCTGATCTCGCTTGCTCTGAGAAGTTCTCGGACGAAGAGGTTTCAGATTCTCTGGACGAGGATGAGTCATCCGAGCAGCGTTCAGAGATATATTCTCAGTATTCCGACTTCGATTGCTCGGATTACACTCCGTCGTTATATTTCGACTCTGGTAGTGAATTCTCTGAGAAATCGTCCTCTGATTCTCCTATTTCGCATTCTCGCTCTCTGTACCTCGAGTTCAAGGAACAGTTCTGTAGATCCACAATTCCGAACGAACTAGGATCTTCTTGCCAAGAAGAATTTCTCTCTGAA gtGCTAAGGTTTGATGATGAGGAGGTGGAAGAGAGTTATCAAAGGCTgagggaaagagagaggagTCTTGCATATATGCGGGACTGTGCTAAAGCTTACTGTTCCAGGATGAACCATACTGATATCATCACACGTCTACGCTGCATCATGGTTCAATGGATTGTGGAG CAATGTTCTAAAATGGAGCTTCAGCAAGAGACATTGTTTCTAGGAGTTGGTCTGTTGAATCGATTCCTGAGCAAAGGATTATTCAAAAGCGAAAGGACTCTAATACTAGTCGGGATTGCGAGTCTTACTCTGGCCACCAGAATTGAAGAAAATCAACCTTACAACAG CATCCGGAAAGGGAACTTCAGAATTCAGAACCTAAAATATAGCCGGCATGAAGTAGTGGCAATGGAGTGGCTGGTTCAAGAAGTCCTCAACTTCAAATGCTTCACACCCACAATCTTTAACTTCTTGTG GTTCTACTTAAAAGCTGCTCGAGCCAATCCAGAAGTTGAAAGGAAAGCCAAATCCCTGGCTATTACCTCACTATCCGACCACACTCAACTCTGTTTTTGGCCCTCAACTGTAGCTGCTGCACTCGTAGTTCTCGCCTGCATCGAACACAACAAAATCTCTGCCTACCAACGAGTCATAAAG gtCCATGTTAGAACAACAGATAACGAGTTGCCTGAATGCGTCAAG AGTCTGGACTGGTTGCTTGGGCGGTAA